The window AATTAGTATACCTGTATACTCATTTCATATActcatatgaaaaaatatttagtcaGATCAAAATACAAGCAACCGCTAGCCTAACCCGGCTGAAAACCGGTGGATCGAAATACGGGTTATTCACATACTTTTATTACTCTCTCTATTCGCTACGACGACTATAGTACCGAATAATGCCCCAAAGAAAAGTGcaagaatattctttaaagtAGTATATTCTGTTACgattgtatacagggtggccatttgaaaacgaaacagagcctattttgggtccctcagaacatttgcgaaaaaatcctcggacccgtcaatttttgattcaagggggaaccatttttttgctagtttcacccacctgagggcaaagccctagcgggggtgacaagggcccccaaaattttaaatggaacgggggtcgagtgataccttattttgaaggtatttttaaaaaattagggtttattttagaaattatttttaagctgttttctaaacgtcaaatgtcaaagatattgaaataagtgcgggaaaaaataaaaaccaacaacaaattatttcctttttaaagatgacacaaagtttattatggctaataagtttcctttttttgatatttatgtttcaaAACTAATTAGATATAACATTAATGGCGTCCGGggtattatttaaacaaacaaaatgatgacAGCGACAGCTGACAAGTTACGCAGTGACTTCAAcgaaacacgtccaagcgggcACGATTTCAAGGTCAACCAAGGGCTTAACtgcggttaaaaccgatagatcgcttggaatcggttataGTAGCTTAGACCCTAACGTAAAGAAATTTGGGGCTTCAAGAAGCAAGAGAGAGTACTGacattttttgacaaatgaCAACCAAatcataacaaaaataaaaatagaccaAAAAGGCATAAAAACAACTCGGAAAACCTCAAAAAATTACTGGAACCGTAATAACTTCAATAAATCAATAGACATTTATCCACGAAACCCATCACTTTAATAGAGGTTTGTATTTAGCAGTGACGTCATTTCTAGAAACAcccataattaataatattctttaccATACCATTTATAGCAACTACAATGGGTTTATTTGGGAAATCAGAACGGAATCCAAAAGACATGGTAAACGAATGGAATCACAAGCTTAGAAAAGAGGGTTATCAGTTAGACAGACAGATAACTTCCATCAAACGAGAAGAGGAAAAAGTTAAGAGGTCACTAAAAGAAGCAGCAAAGAAAGGTGATAAGGACACCTGTACAATACTTGCAAAAGAAATAATCAGAGCAAGAAAagccataaataaaatctatacaTCAAAGGCTCACTTGAACTCAGTTATGTTGCAAATGAAAAACCAGTTGGCCACTCTGAGAGTGGCTGGTTCCCTTCAGAAGTCAACTGAAGTTATGCAGGCAATGCAAACACTCATAAGGGTACCTGAAGTTGCGAGGACCATGCAGGATATGTCCAAAGAAATGATGAAAGCAggtgagtttttaaatattttaatttggctAACATGAATCAGATCATATCCTTTTTTTGAGATGTAAAAATGTATATTGATTATAAGTCAaagattatatataaaaataggattttagCAATGAAACTAAATATCTAgtgaaaatatttgtaatttaaaattacttataatgGGTTTATATGACTTTTTTTGAATGCATCTTAGTCATAACTCCTATCTCACTCATTAAACAATGTACTAAATACACCCATTTATAGGCCATCATTTTCTGAATGAAtaacttttagtttttagtttatttgacTGACTTAACTGATGTGTTTCAAAGAAAGGACTTTTATAagaactataatttaaaaaatagtttaaaaaattgtgagtTATCACTATAAACCTAAAGAAGTACTAAAATTATGAATTGTGAGTTAAGCATGTGCTTATGCATTAAGATTTATGAGTGTTGAGTCTATGAGTGATTCCTACATTGCTAAAATGACTCATGGTGTAGCACAAAATTTCAATAACTTCTGGGAACATGTAAACAACTTATTAAGATCATAAGTTGTTTACATGTCAACTTCTGCCCCAAC of the Anthonomus grandis grandis chromosome 3, icAntGran1.3, whole genome shotgun sequence genome contains:
- the LOC126734525 gene encoding charged multivesicular body protein 3, which produces MGLFGKSERNPKDMVNEWNHKLRKEGYQLDRQITSIKREEEKVKRSLKEAAKKGDKDTCTILAKEIIRARKAINKIYTSKAHLNSVMLQMKNQLATLRVAGSLQKSTEVMQAMQTLIRVPEVARTMQDMSKEMMKAGIIEEMLDETFEDIEDSEEMEEAAQSEVDKVLFEITEGKIGEAPLPPSEPAEKVKQAEGNAGEEEDEGELEEMQSRLAALKS